The Helianthus annuus cultivar XRQ/B chromosome 11, HanXRQr2.0-SUNRISE, whole genome shotgun sequence region ATGTTCTAAAGTGGGCCCAAAGGTTATAAGTTTCTAGTTTAAGGTCCAAATTTTATGTGCCGCACAAGTCCTCCAAAATCTTAGGGACAACCGTGTTGTGCTGATGTGACAAGTTGAACGAGGAGTGTAACTAGTAAAAAGAGGGTGGGTGAGACGTTTAGCACAACCCTAAAACACGTACATTATATGACTATCTGTCTTCAAAAAAAACAAGGATCAATGAGTTTACCTTTCAACATTTGCATTTCACAAGAACCTGTCTTATTAGCAGTCTGTGCTTCTGCCTGATTTCCTTCTCTCtcctcagagagagagagagagagagagagaaatgcaTGTGAGGTGATACATTGAAGTATATCGTATATAGGTAATTTACATAATAATATACTGTACACATCTCTACTATTTTAGGGTATGCAATTATATATCCTTTACTAACAAACACCGAGATGGGTCCAACCTCATTCTAACCTACTCATATTATTTGCAAGATCGGCTTCTTCCTTATCTTATGACAATACTGTAgaaaaagatagaaaaagaaaCTTGAAAACCAAGATGGAAATGAATGAAAATAGTTATGGGATGATGGATCTGCACTATGCCATGGTGATGttaggtggaggtggaggtggtaaTGGTGGTGGTATTAATCCATTTGGATCTGATTCTACAATGGGTATGGGGTCAGCAACCTCGGGTCTTAGCGGCGACAGCGGCAGCGGTGGTgtgggtggtggtagtggtggtttgGATATGGAGGTTGGTGGAAGATGGTCAAAGGAAGAAACCCTAGCACTTCTTGACATCAGAGCAAAGCTTGATTCTAAGTTCAAAGCAGCTAATCACAAGGGCCATTTGTGGGATGAAGTTTccatgtctctctctctctctctctctctctctctctctctctctctctctctctctctctctctctctttcacaTCTTAACATCTTGCACTTCCATTTTctactttttttattttattttctggtCTTAGATCCAGAATTTGGGGTCATCTTTAATTATATAAAAAGATTTTCACTCAAATAGGGTTTCTCTAGATCATGGAGCTAGCCCTAAATGTAcacctttttttttttactaaacttAGATAGTTTAAAGTTTTAAATTCAAAGGGTTACATTTTTATGATGTAAACACAAAGTTCACTTAACCACTTTAAAACTGTGATGGTTTGCTTGAAGGGTTTAATTAGTTCTCTTCATGTTTTAACAGCTTTCTTGGAAAGTGTCTATAAAGTGGGCACACTTTTGAGTTCTTCTTATATACTTGTGTAAtttttaaaaatcaaaacattACCATATTTATTTATGATGTTAACACAAGGTTCACTTCAAAAGACTTTGATGTTATATTTGAAGGGTTTAATTAATTCTCTATGTGTTTGAACAGCTTTCTTGGAAAGTAAAAGTGGACACACTTTTCAGTTCTtatattcaaaagggggtggcggcgcaacttgttgcccgactacctgccattgctttgtaattgccctttttcgtgtggaatgataacggtgtagttttaaaaaaaaaaaaaaatttaaaaatcaaagcTTTATATAATGTATGATGTTAACACAAGGTTCACTTCAGATACTTTGATGTTATATTTGAAGGGTTGATCTCTATATGTTTGAACAGCTCTCTTTGAAAGTATCCAAAAAGTGTAACACTTTTCAGTTCTTATATActattgaaattaaaaaaaaaaacaaaaaaaaaaacaaaactttttcaTTATTTATAATGTAAACACAAGGATCACTTCAAAAATGTGTATGGTATGCTTGAAAGGTTAAATTCATTCTCTGTGTGTTTTTAACAGCTGAATTTATTGGAAAGTACATACAAATTAGTAGACAAACTTTTCTGTTCTTATGCACTATTGTAACCCCTAATCATCAAAACTTTACCATAAGGTTCACTTCAAAAACTTTTATTTTAACTGCTTTTCACTTTGTTCAGTTGAATCAAGTAATATGCCTGAAGAGAGGCTAAAATGGCTCACCTTTCTTTTTAATAATTTCACCATCAATTGAAAGCTTTACTTCTACTATTGATTTATCACTAATTTATTCATTTTGTTGTTTAATTTTCAGGATAATGTGTGGGGAGCATGGGTATAAAAGAAGTGGGAAGAAATGCAGTGAGAAGTTTGAGAATTTGTACAAGTATTACAAGAAGATTAAAGAAGGGAAAGCTGGAAGACAAGACAAGAAACATTACCGGTTCTTTCACCAATTAGAAGCTATATGCGGTGAAACAAGCGCTAATGCTAACGCGAATTCAGTCGCGAATACAACATCCCCTCCATTTCTAGAAGATGGTTATCATCCAAAAATGGAGGGGACGTTGGCAAAGAAGCGCTGGAAGGCGAAGATAACGGACTTTATCGAAACAAAAATGAACACAATTATGGAGAAACAAGACAAAtggatggagaagatgatgaatacaatagaagaaaaagaaaaggagagGATTTCAAAAGAGAAACAATGGAGGAAAGAAGAGGCTGCAaggttagagagagagaaaacatTTCGATTACACGAGCGCGCAAGGATGATGTCTCGAGAGGCGGCTTTAATGGAAGCTTTGCACAAGTTAACCAAGAACGAATCCACAATTGACGCGTCTTGTAGTAAGCATTGTAATGATCAAGACCAAATTGTCACAGGTTGGGGAGAAAATGAGACTGCACAACTAATAGAACTAAGAAATAGCATGGAAACAAGATTTGAGAAAGGAGGGTGTATGGAAGATGTTCTTTGGGAAGAAATTGCTATAACAATGGCTTCTTTGGGTTACAACAGGAGTGCATTAATCTGCAAGGCTAAGTGGGATCACATTAATTTTCTGTGGAGAAACAAGAAACAAAAAGGGTGCTCAAACTCTTCTTATGATCACCATGATCCCAACTTTCATCAGGTAGGTGAAAGATTTGTTACATTCAATGATCAACAGATCAGGGATGGTGGGAATAGGGTTTTCATGAGTGACCCTCATGAGATGATGTGGAATTACTATGGAAAGACTAAAGAAAATATTTGATGGTTTTCTTGATTATTTAAAGAAGATATCATAGCATCTGCATGAAAATTACTGACTAAAAAGAGATGTTAGTGTGGTAATAACCTACAACATATTGTTATTTGGTTTGAAATTAAATGATGATATTGTTATTGTTTGATTATATGTTAAGAGTGAGTGAATTAAATCTTTTCTTATCTTTCCTTCTTCAAGACAATAAGCAAACTGTGAATCTTTTTTATTCTTTACAAAATAACTAGATCATTTGGGTAATTCTAAACTAATCAGGATTGGTATCAGTATTTTTTTTCTTCAATGCTACTAGAAAACTGAGTCTTACAAACGCATCATCACAGAATCAACGGATGAAAAataatgttggtcagaaggttttAGGGTCTCATAACTAGACTTTATTAGTGATATGGAATTCAAGAAAATATGTTTATGTTCTTTAGTTTTGTAACTTGTTAAATGAATAACATCCATTAAGTTCATGGTATTTCGAAGGTTGTCCTCAAAAGGACATCGTGATGGTTATGTGCTATACTCCATAACTAAAAAATTAGAAGTTTAAATCCTATAGAGTGCACTTATTTATGCTAGAAAATCTAGAAATTTGTATGTTCCAAAAAAAAAGATAGTATTACCAAAGGGTATCATTAATGTGTGTTAATTAGTTGAACTACAAAAAAATTTGATAAAATTACTAAAATAGACATTTTTTACGAGAATTTTTTCATAACAGTTATGGAGTTATTGTAGATTCAACCAAAGGAATCACCCTTCATTTTCTTGAATTAGAAGCCTCTATATAAGCTCCGTCGACTAAAACAGTTAGGATTTAGCCTATATTTTTTTGATAAAAAAGCAATGACTAAGCCTATACGTTTGCTGATAAGTCCCGGTTAAGCTCACTCTTTTGTGAATTTTGTTGGCTCAACCTTCGCTTTTGTTGATGACTTTAACAAATGTGAAAATCGATGTCTATTTTGGAATTCTTCTTTGTCAGAGATgactatttttgtaatttttcataaaatttaagtttcaacaaatatatatatatagaaacgagatcaggagaaaacgcttaaaagtgtgagaacggtgagaacgcttcctggcccaacacgtgtcacgccgcttagaaaagggcggaggggttttttgtccttttatcttCTGTTTTTCGAGTTCCGTTTTTTCtaatattgttttaatttttggtttttaagattttggcgttaaccaaattcaataattaatggcgttttaatggtttcattgtatcaacattttggcgtttatgacgtttattca contains the following coding sequences:
- the LOC110887446 gene encoding trihelix transcription factor PTL; amino-acid sequence: MEMNENSYGMMDLHYAMVMLGGGGGGNGGGINPFGSDSTMGMGSATSGLSGDSGSGGVGGGSGGLDMEVGGRWSKEETLALLDIRAKLDSKFKAANHKGHLWDEVSMIMCGEHGYKRSGKKCSEKFENLYKYYKKIKEGKAGRQDKKHYRFFHQLEAICGETSANANANSVANTTSPPFLEDGYHPKMEGTLAKKRWKAKITDFIETKMNTIMEKQDKWMEKMMNTIEEKEKERISKEKQWRKEEAARLEREKTFRLHERARMMSREAALMEALHKLTKNESTIDASCSKHCNDQDQIVTGWGENETAQLIELRNSMETRFEKGGCMEDVLWEEIAITMASLGYNRSALICKAKWDHINFLWRNKKQKGCSNSSYDHHDPNFHQVGERFVTFNDQQIRDGGNRVFMSDPHEMMWNYYGKTKENI